Proteins co-encoded in one Borreliella andersonii genomic window:
- a CDS encoding peptide ABC transporter substrate-binding protein, with amino-acid sequence MKIKKRLLLILSIAAVISCTISKPKEDIVFGVGIGNEPTSLDPQFCSDKLGNLIINELFVGLLRGDPKTGGYRPGLAKNWDISYDNTCFTFHLRDDIYWSDGVRITASTIKESYIMALENELDVPNINLLISKIKNAKEFHETKTNADEIGIKVINEHTLEITLSRPTIYFLDMLTNPIFIPIPTHVVKKFGNKWTNPENMVTSGPFKLKRRVLNEEISLEKNEKFYDAKTVAINGLTFVTLSDTRRIYSMYEHNEIDAIFNNIPLNLVNELILREDFYSADINQIGFLSLNTNINPLDNVKVREALALAVDRETLVYRVLDNNFKATRKISPNINNYNYGKKLKPYNPRKAENLLAEAGYPDGKNFPTLTIKYNKNDLEKEVANFIQSQWKKVLNINVEIEPETWANHISNILKGQYEISIRSWQGDYLDPMAFFNIFETKSSHFTSYGYSNPELDELIIKSDTEEDEKLRLETLKKIEEIIIENDYPIIPIYSVAGNYLFKNDKWTGWSTNNSERFALSEIKPLEE; translated from the coding sequence ATGAAAATAAAAAAGAGGCTACTTTTAATACTAAGCATTGCTGCTGTAATCTCGTGCACAATTTCTAAGCCAAAAGAGGACATTGTCTTTGGAGTTGGAATTGGCAACGAACCAACATCACTTGATCCACAATTTTGCAGCGACAAACTGGGTAATTTAATTATAAACGAACTATTTGTAGGGCTTTTACGGGGTGATCCTAAAACAGGTGGATACAGGCCGGGCCTTGCAAAAAATTGGGATATTTCTTACGACAACACTTGCTTTACATTCCATTTAAGAGACGACATTTATTGGAGTGACGGCGTTAGAATAACAGCAAGCACCATCAAAGAATCTTACATAATGGCATTAGAAAATGAGCTTGATGTGCCAAATATTAACCTATTAATATCAAAGATAAAAAATGCAAAAGAATTTCACGAAACAAAAACAAATGCAGATGAAATTGGAATAAAAGTAATCAATGAGCATACTTTAGAAATAACTCTCTCTCGCCCAACAATATATTTTCTCGATATGCTTACAAACCCAATATTTATCCCTATTCCTACTCACGTTGTTAAAAAGTTTGGAAACAAATGGACAAACCCAGAAAACATGGTTACAAGCGGGCCTTTTAAGCTAAAAAGAAGAGTATTAAACGAAGAAATATCTCTTGAAAAGAATGAAAAATTTTATGATGCTAAAACCGTTGCTATTAATGGGCTTACATTTGTTACTCTAAGCGACACCCGCAGAATTTACAGCATGTATGAGCACAATGAAATAGATGCTATTTTTAACAATATACCCTTAAACCTTGTTAATGAGCTTATCTTAAGAGAAGATTTTTATTCAGCTGACATTAATCAAATTGGTTTTCTTTCATTAAACACAAATATTAACCCTCTTGACAATGTAAAAGTAAGAGAAGCATTAGCTCTTGCAGTTGACAGAGAAACTCTAGTATACAGAGTGCTTGATAACAACTTTAAAGCAACAAGAAAAATAAGTCCTAATATTAACAACTATAATTATGGGAAAAAGCTAAAACCATACAACCCAAGAAAAGCAGAAAACCTTTTAGCCGAAGCTGGATATCCGGATGGAAAAAATTTTCCAACCCTTACAATAAAATACAATAAAAATGACCTTGAAAAAGAAGTTGCCAATTTTATACAAAGCCAATGGAAAAAAGTCTTAAATATTAATGTAGAAATTGAGCCTGAAACATGGGCCAACCACATATCAAACATTCTAAAAGGTCAGTATGAAATCTCAATAAGGTCCTGGCAAGGAGATTACTTAGATCCCATGGCATTCTTTAATATATTTGAAACTAAAAGTTCACATTTTACATCTTACGGATATTCAAATCCTGAACTTGATGAACTTATAATAAAATCTGATACTGAAGAGGATGAAAAACTAAGATTAGAAACATTAAAAAAGATAGAAGAAATAATTATTGAAAATGATTATCCAATAATTCCAATATACAGTGTTGCGGGAAACTATCTTTTTAAAAACGACAAATGGACAGGATGGAGCACAAACAACTCAGAAAGATTTGCCCTATCAGAAATAAAACCTTTAGAAGAATAA
- a CDS encoding DUF1357 family protein gives MKKMVTSAEGKDSQEDLKARSKNSEVLSDALIQEFLEYKNLKSTNNNLTGNFSHNDLKESVEINKLANDNLSFEYNTENLLSKESSFKEVVKGQAEELIRKYVKSAQIFAVAGTYNLDEIDLHSRAILIRLAKTNIDQNKNSENSYKVINFQRIKVDQKNNLRVENSFFSTYHDLRKAMLNQWEELKNEFYCNKKALA, from the coding sequence ATGAAAAAAATGGTTACAAGTGCAGAAGGCAAAGACAGTCAAGAAGATTTAAAAGCTAGAAGCAAAAACAGTGAAGTTTTAAGCGATGCTTTGATTCAGGAATTCTTAGAATATAAAAATCTCAAAAGCACAAATAATAACTTAACTGGCAATTTTTCTCACAATGACCTGAAAGAATCTGTTGAGATAAATAAACTTGCAAATGATAATTTAAGTTTTGAGTATAATACAGAAAATCTTTTATCAAAAGAGTCTTCTTTTAAAGAGGTTGTAAAAGGACAAGCTGAAGAGCTTATTAGAAAGTATGTAAAATCAGCTCAAATATTTGCGGTAGCTGGAACTTACAATCTTGATGAGATTGACCTGCATTCTCGTGCAATACTGATAAGGCTTGCAAAGACTAACATTGATCAAAATAAGAATTCAGAAAATTCATACAAAGTTATAAATTTTCAAAGAATAAAAGTAGATCAAAAAAATAATTTAAGAGTCGAGAATTCTTTTTTTAGCACATATCATGATTTAAGAAAAGCAATGCTTAATCAGTGGGAAGAGCTTAAGAATGAATTTTATTGCAATAAAAAAGCATTAGCATAA
- a CDS encoding DUF228 domain-containing protein → MSDSIDFQKEIEKLKASKLELESQLESLKKNQAQKIVLDKLKSVNVSSYPVFESHKFQDEGFYFAQKGGLKSSPADKFENYQAQDFCYKCGVKLIVNGSNLQIARGGGSDLYGVCVDFDDFSRTGAVVPITCSFECVLITKDKTIKAEDKLIINSEGVLEKSSKNATIIHALALGPAEEFKDRRDVYGVRFLFLVKQIKDAI, encoded by the coding sequence ATGAGCGATTCAATTGATTTTCAAAAAGAGATAGAAAAACTAAAAGCGTCAAAATTAGAGCTTGAAAGTCAGCTTGAAAGTTTAAAGAAAAATCAAGCTCAAAAGATTGTTTTAGACAAACTGAAAAGCGTTAATGTTAGCAGTTATCCGGTGTTTGAAAGTCACAAATTTCAAGACGAAGGGTTTTATTTTGCCCAAAAAGGCGGGCTGAAGAGCTCTCCTGCTGATAAGTTTGAAAATTACCAAGCCCAAGATTTTTGCTACAAATGTGGGGTTAAGCTTATTGTTAATGGTTCAAATTTACAAATAGCAAGAGGCGGTGGTAGTGATCTTTATGGGGTTTGTGTAGACTTTGACGATTTTTCAAGAACTGGTGCTGTTGTTCCAATCACTTGTAGTTTTGAATGTGTTTTGATCACTAAAGACAAAACCATTAAAGCAGAAGACAAATTAATAATAAACAGCGAAGGGGTTTTAGAAAAATCTAGCAAGAATGCAACTATTATTCACGCTTTAGCATTAGGCCCTGCTGAAGAATTTAAAGACAGAAGAGATGTTTATGGTGTTAGATTTCTTTTTTTGGTCAAGCAAATAAAAGATGCAATTTAA
- a CDS encoding DUF3890 domain-containing protein, translated as MNDGKVDTNHLSSNLKLKESENPESLQTVYEQILKLLMLDFKDLSIKEFSLYLNLLENILILKRIRIENLNDSAMFVLIYYFIGCELKKRNRLKGFNLNNIKS; from the coding sequence ATGAATGACGGCAAAGTAGATACTAATCATTTAAGCTCAAATTTAAAACTAAAGGAGAGCGAAAATCCAGAATCACTGCAAACAGTGTACGAGCAAATACTTAAGCTTTTAATGCTTGATTTTAAAGATCTAAGCATTAAAGAATTTTCTTTATATTTAAATTTACTTGAGAATATTTTAATTCTTAAGAGAATAAGAATTGAAAATTTAAATGATTCTGCAATGTTTGTTTTGATTTATTATTTTATTGGTTGCGAGCTAAAAAAACGAAACAGATTAAAAGGTTTTAATTTAAATAACATCAAGTCCTAA
- a CDS encoding DUF764 family protein, with product MIVGLNESVQFLIKILTNFKKYLNLKEIELEVLNTYNHPYLEKFATNSSNLLVLKSESFEGLTPRNLRGRNSCKEFNEFRLRFSLYFLSFVLLKVYRDSYEGICKVYEHFLEFLYENRFRFEFTKELESGYCLLLTYYLGSISNLNNDGLLGVSNMHANMCFSFNQIFVANIQVLKQER from the coding sequence ATGATTGTAGGACTAAATGAATCTGTACAGTTTTTAATAAAAATACTTACAAATTTTAAAAAATATTTGAATCTCAAAGAAATAGAGTTAGAGGTTTTAAATACCTATAACCACCCGTATTTGGAAAAGTTTGCTACAAATTCTAGTAATTTGCTTGTATTAAAAAGCGAGTCTTTCGAAGGGCTTACCCCCAGAAATCTAAGGGGTAGAAATTCTTGTAAAGAGTTTAATGAGTTTCGGTTAAGGTTTTCTCTTTATTTTTTAAGTTTTGTTTTACTTAAGGTTTACAGAGATTCTTATGAGGGCATTTGCAAAGTGTATGAACACTTCTTGGAATTTTTGTACGAGAATAGATTTAGATTTGAATTTACAAAAGAGCTTGAGAGTGGTTATTGTTTGCTTTTAACTTATTATCTTGGATCTATTAGTAATTTAAATAATGACGGGCTACTTGGTGTTTCGAATATGCATGCCAATATGTGTTTTAGTTTTAATCAAATTTTTGTTGCAAATATACAGGTTTTAAAACAAGAGAGATGA
- a CDS encoding DUF1463 family protein: protein MREYYSLDLIFFSFNDNLIDTGTLEYSTEPNVMAKASIEDRNFPIPSFRDPRTVVHIFDLEVSKGSLDYKLLTKLSDEQFYENVSKSKKLKRFVFNDQMGLKIISNSAFFAEIPTRKYSSDNDTVKFTIHAINCDVEKAS from the coding sequence ATGAGAGAATATTATTCACTTGATTTAATATTTTTTAGCTTTAATGACAATTTAATAGACACAGGTACTCTTGAGTACAGCACAGAGCCTAATGTAATGGCCAAAGCAAGCATAGAAGACAGAAATTTTCCAATTCCAAGTTTCAGAGATCCAAGAACCGTTGTTCATATTTTTGATTTAGAAGTAAGCAAAGGATCTCTTGATTACAAACTCTTAACAAAGTTAAGCGACGAGCAATTTTACGAGAATGTGTCAAAATCTAAAAAATTAAAAAGATTTGTATTTAACGATCAGATGGGACTTAAAATTATTTCAAATAGTGCCTTTTTTGCAGAAATACCAACTAGAAAGTATTCGTCTGATAATGATACTGTTAAGTTTACAATTCATGCAATCAATTGTGATGTTGAGAAAGCAAGTTAA
- a CDS encoding DUF1322 family protein, producing MNKQEIATNYFKYIDYLTRETNKYYFPVVMGICTYKDVKKMSYKELLEVNRVANLKLNKEIYERFLSFSSMF from the coding sequence ATGAATAAGCAAGAGATTGCGACTAATTATTTTAAATACATAGACTATTTGACAAGAGAAACTAATAAGTATTATTTTCCTGTTGTAATGGGCATTTGTACATACAAAGACGTTAAAAAAATGAGCTACAAAGAGCTTTTAGAGGTTAACCGAGTAGCTAATTTAAAGCTTAACAAGGAAATATACGAGAGGTTTTTGTCTTTTAGTAGCATGTTTTAA
- a CDS encoding DUF792 family protein, whose product MSSLTSISNFVLLFPRLDFKGLGYIPPSYFLFL is encoded by the coding sequence ATCTCAAGTTTAACAAGCATTTCTAATTTTGTTTTGCTTTTCCCAAGGCTCGATTTTAAAGGCCTTGGGTATATTCCCCCCAGCTATTTTTTATTTTTGTAA
- a CDS encoding DUF777 family protein, which produces MQNNDFSVRPGSLKGSSAGVFKQFLFENIFICRIGVIKSFDVETQTRVLLLLKSTKG; this is translated from the coding sequence ATGCAAAATAATGATTTTAGCGTGAGGCCCGGCAGCTTAAAAGGTTCTTCTGCTGGTGTATTCAAGCAGTTTCTTTTTGAAAATATTTTTATTTGCAGAATAGGTGTTATTAAAAGCTTTGATGTTGAAACTCAAACGCGGGTGTTGTTACTATTAAAGAGTACGAAGGGCTAG
- a CDS encoding DUF777 family protein produces the protein MSNFNLDLAEEDEVILLQSNFNIFQESDNNHFDKNYFYILSALNPKKIGIKLGQFELSVQEFDAQSENIKFKAKKLIIDVDNIEIKGNLKINGTKFENHMYSSGTLTYVNSSGAPTTTTGKTGPIA, from the coding sequence ATATCTAACTTTAATCTTGATTTAGCAGAAGAAGATGAGGTGATTTTACTTCAAAGTAATTTTAATATTTTCCAAGAAAGTGATAATAATCATTTTGATAAAAATTATTTTTACATTCTAAGTGCTCTTAATCCTAAGAAAATTGGCATTAAGCTTGGTCAGTTTGAATTGAGTGTGCAAGAGTTTGATGCACAAAGTGAGAATATCAAATTTAAAGCAAAAAAATTGATTATTGATGTGGATAATATTGAAATTAAAGGCAATTTAAAGATTAATGGAACTAAATTTGAAAATCATATGTACAGTTCGGGTACTCTAACTTATGTTAATAGTAGTGGTGCGCCAACAACTACAACTGGTAAAACAGGCCCGATTGCTTGA
- a CDS encoding Lp6.6 family lipoprotein, producing the protein MTRLIYAIFLSAILFVACETTRISDEMENTSDEDSKVTAPMSDKDMMKSMPEKDMMKSMPDKSMKSMKKPATKPMKK; encoded by the coding sequence ATGACAAGATTAATATACGCTATATTTTTAAGTGCAATATTATTTGTTGCTTGTGAAACTACAAGAATTTCAGATGAGATGGAAAATACTAGCGATGAAGATTCAAAAGTTACAGCTCCGATGTCAGACAAAGATATGATGAAATCAATGCCAGAAAAAGACATGATGAAGTCAATGCCAGACAAAAGTATGAAATCAATGAAGAAACCTGCTACCAAACCAATGAAAAAGTAA
- a CDS encoding complement regulator-acquiring protein, producing MKNNKLIAIFLLHALTVLILLSCSLEIKDSHENKKHKKGKDKITKTDTDASSNKKLSKKDKSKIDNLLVAINNLKNPPKPTIGNKNKPNSAALKQNNPTNANSNGNANANSNANANNAPKQILDPEAAELIQKILDRSENIIQTSEMDSFGGEPDDQFGMKAEIFSKIFFNANSTVHFDEPEYTDERRMLYTSLNFNERKILDLGKILSKLSQDSNYRSLVKETLINRGFSIQLAMEEISAKILNVKDKLQHLNKTNLKTLYYDFEKLTTLKEKWLKDTDDFIDEYNTNPGLQTDISKLNDNLRLKNSRAQFADIHDIILDLVNTTTNILAPIQ from the coding sequence TTGAAAAATAATAAATTAATTGCAATATTTTTATTGCATGCATTAACTGTGCTAATTTTGCTTTCTTGCTCTCTGGAGATCAAAGACAGTCATGAAAATAAAAAGCATAAAAAAGGAAAAGACAAAATAACAAAAACCGATACCGATGCATCAAGCAATAAAAAGCTGTCTAAAAAAGATAAATCAAAAATAGATAATCTGCTTGTTGCTATTAATAATTTAAAAAATCCACCAAAACCCACAATTGGCAATAAAAACAAACCAAATTCAGCAGCCTTAAAGCAAAATAATCCCACCAATGCCAATTCTAATGGTAATGCTAATGCCAATTCTAATGCTAATGCTAATAATGCTCCAAAACAAATATTAGATCCCGAAGCTGCAGAGCTAATACAAAAAATATTAGATAGATCTGAGAATATTATTCAAACAAGCGAAATGGATTCTTTCGGGGGTGAGCCTGATGACCAATTTGGAATGAAAGCAGAAATATTTAGTAAAATATTTTTCAATGCAAACTCAACAGTGCATTTTGACGAACCCGAATATACAGATGAAAGAAGAATGCTTTACACATCTTTAAATTTCAATGAAAGAAAAATTTTAGATCTTGGAAAGATTCTATCAAAACTCAGCCAAGACTCAAACTACAGAAGCTTGGTTAAAGAAACTCTTATAAACAGAGGTTTTAGCATTCAATTGGCAATGGAAGAAATCAGTGCAAAAATACTAAATGTAAAAGACAAACTGCAACATCTAAACAAAACTAATTTGAAAACACTCTACTATGATTTTGAAAAACTTACAACACTTAAAGAAAAATGGCTAAAAGACACAGATGACTTTATTGATGAGTATAATACTAACCCTGGCCTGCAAACTGACATTTCAAAATTAAACGACAACTTAAGATTAAAAAATTCAAGAGCGCAATTTGCAGACATTCACGATATAATTTTGGATTTAGTAAACACAACTACCAATATTCTTGCTCCGATTCAGTAA
- a CDS encoding complement regulator-acquiring protein — MNKVKLSLFITLGIMTFFSCDLNNKDNKNNKDNVASFTETKSNELNSQKDTKKDTNTPENHESTKNLKVSNKKEKDLIDKLFEILEKEMSIIKKEKLQTEIPSQFGLKNSMFELLSVYKIDSQNGTRLQEKMNSSLAESQKMRRQFYSSLSYNTTDIFNLAEIVNKLYKDPKAHDTIKKISGGIRIQQGFEVALEDLAVNMDKLKENNFNKNTLEEIYNLIVDLASIKKEWLSTIEALIKSSNATLELQYNTEKLNDHIEQVYKDKMISLCLKSEQTLTHLDTLFKFNNN; from the coding sequence TTGAATAAAGTAAAATTATCACTATTTATAACATTGGGAATAATGACATTTTTCTCTTGCGATCTAAACAACAAAGACAATAAAAACAACAAAGACAACGTAGCAAGTTTTACAGAAACAAAATCCAATGAATTAAATTCTCAAAAAGATACAAAAAAAGACACAAACACACCAGAAAATCACGAATCAACAAAAAACTTAAAAGTCTCAAACAAAAAGGAAAAAGATCTAATTGACAAACTCTTTGAGATTTTAGAAAAAGAAATGTCAATAATAAAAAAAGAAAAACTTCAAACAGAAATACCCAGTCAATTTGGACTAAAAAATAGCATGTTTGAACTGCTTAGTGTTTACAAAATTGACTCCCAAAATGGCACAAGGCTTCAAGAAAAAATGAACTCAAGCCTCGCAGAATCTCAAAAAATGAGAAGACAATTTTACTCATCACTAAGCTACAACACAACTGATATTTTCAATTTAGCAGAGATTGTAAACAAGCTTTACAAAGACCCAAAAGCCCACGATACAATAAAAAAAATATCCGGGGGAATACGAATTCAACAAGGATTTGAAGTTGCACTTGAAGATTTAGCAGTTAACATGGATAAGCTAAAAGAAAATAATTTCAACAAAAATACTTTAGAAGAAATTTATAATTTAATTGTTGATTTAGCCTCAATAAAAAAAGAATGGCTTAGCACAATAGAAGCACTGATTAAAAGCTCAAACGCTACCTTGGAGCTACAATACAATACAGAAAAGCTAAACGACCACATCGAACAAGTATATAAAGACAAAATGATTTCCCTTTGCTTGAAATCCGAACAAACATTAACTCACCTAGACACATTATTTAAATTTAATAATAATTAA
- a CDS encoding complement regulator-acquiring protein has protein sequence MKIKPLIHLKLLGLFLFSCTIDANLDKDYKNKVKGMLNSITDNQETANVNTSSNNKKNTTIADKVAEELQKQSQEATKTAVAKGLQNQPQAAPASQNKELQNQPQAAPASQNKELQNQPQAAPNLGLRGLSFGVDLSNLPKTTAATPLLKQRIPVQAVTTVPSNTRTFNRANPGMPNFASSYSFNQPTSQPTNSSFAVQTTTSSGSKLQTLKNELIRIIYEEKNKSQNNFGFRETYDQFKMKDSAFDLLDVISGAKVYDRSYAPQLNSNTPDAENERNKFYALMNFDQNKIEQFGSVMETLYNENQNHELIRELITSGLGIQISFELALEEINKKIDIFNQDYLNTKINSFDFTIKLKELKSKLNQILDEKNEWSKQADALIANASSNSNLSDSKSLAEYIQNRYLNNMQNARQSVLDTYIDITELK, from the coding sequence TTGAAAATTAAACCATTAATACACTTAAAGCTTCTGGGATTATTTTTATTTTCTTGTACAATTGATGCTAATCTAGATAAAGATTATAAAAACAAAGTAAAAGGAATGCTCAATAGCATAACAGATAATCAAGAAACAGCAAATGTTAATACAAGCTCAAATAATAAAAAAAATACAACAATCGCTGATAAAGTAGCAGAAGAGCTACAAAAACAATCACAAGAAGCAACAAAAACAGCAGTAGCTAAAGGGTTGCAAAATCAACCACAAGCAGCACCAGCATCACAAAATAAAGAACTTCAAAATCAACCACAAGCAGCACCAGCATCACAAAATAAAGAACTTCAAAATCAACCACAAGCAGCTCCAAATCTAGGATTGCGAGGTTTAAGTTTTGGCGTAGATCTATCAAATCTGCCAAAAACAACAGCAGCTACGCCACTGTTAAAACAAAGAATACCTGTTCAAGCGGTTACAACTGTGCCTAGCAATACAAGAACTTTTAACAGAGCAAATCCTGGGATGCCAAACTTTGCTTCAAGTTACAGCTTTAATCAGCCAACAAGCCAGCCAACAAATTCAAGCTTTGCTGTACAAACAACAACATCTTCTGGCAGCAAATTACAAACATTAAAAAATGAGCTTATTAGAATAATATATGAAGAAAAAAATAAATCACAAAACAACTTTGGATTTAGAGAAACTTACGATCAATTTAAAATGAAAGATTCTGCATTTGATCTACTAGATGTTATTTCAGGTGCTAAAGTTTATGACAGAAGTTACGCACCGCAGCTTAACTCCAACACACCAGACGCAGAAAATGAAAGAAATAAATTCTATGCACTTATGAATTTTGATCAAAACAAAATCGAACAATTTGGATCAGTAATGGAAACCCTTTACAATGAGAATCAAAATCACGAATTAATAAGAGAATTAATAACATCAGGACTTGGAATACAAATTTCTTTCGAACTTGCACTAGAAGAAATAAATAAAAAAATTGACATCTTTAACCAGGATTACTTAAACACTAAAATCAACAGCTTTGATTTCACCATTAAGCTAAAAGAGCTTAAATCAAAGCTAAATCAAATATTAGATGAAAAAAACGAATGGTCAAAACAAGCTGATGCACTTATTGCTAATGCTAGCTCTAATTCAAACTTAAGCGATTCAAAATCTTTAGCAGAGTACATTCAAAACAGATACTTAAATAATATGCAAAATGCTCGCCAGTCTGTTCTTGACACATACATTGACATAACAGAACTTAAATAG
- a CDS encoding complement regulator-acquiring protein, with translation MLENTISELKAIGKKLEDQKKEENTQIAKIVAEKFDFIHTFKTSPYELFDESIQMKIKRMIYSSLDYKKEYIETLKEILETLVKNPNYRTIVERLFYHISWSTQFRIEQDLVLIQKGVDNLNLKEAKSLLMQVKSNLEIKQRLIKTLNGTLENYRKNTDNIQKNEQILAEHFYKYYQDTESLQPVSY, from the coding sequence ATTTTAGAAAACACAATCTCAGAATTAAAAGCAATTGGTAAGAAACTGGAAGATCAAAAAAAAGAAGAAAATACACAAATAGCTAAAATTGTTGCTGAAAAATTTGACTTCATACACACTTTTAAAACCAGTCCTTACGAGCTTTTTGATGAAAGTATCCAAATGAAAATAAAAAGAATGATTTATTCCTCTTTAGACTACAAAAAAGAATATATAGAGACATTAAAAGAAATTCTTGAAACACTTGTAAAAAATCCCAACTACCGAACTATAGTTGAAAGATTGTTTTATCACATATCATGGAGTACTCAATTCCGAATAGAGCAAGATTTAGTATTAATACAAAAGGGAGTAGACAATCTAAACCTAAAAGAAGCTAAATCTTTGCTAATGCAAGTAAAATCCAACTTAGAGATAAAGCAAAGACTTATAAAGACCTTAAACGGAACTCTTGAAAATTACCGTAAAAATACTGACAACATCCAAAAAAATGAGCAAATACTAGCAGAACACTTTTATAAGTATTACCAAGATACTGAATCTTTACAACCTGTCTCTTATTAA
- a CDS encoding complement regulator-acquiring protein, translated as MTKAKPNAIKLNIIAMILTLIYISCAPFSKIDPKVNENTKPETIISLETIISPEKTPKIL; from the coding sequence TTGACAAAAGCTAAACCAAATGCAATCAAGCTTAATATTATTGCAATGATATTAACTTTAATTTACATCTCATGTGCACCTTTTAGCAAAATCGATCCCAAAGTAAATGAAAACACCAAGCCAGAAACAATCATCAGTCTAGAAACAATCATCAGTCCAGAAAAAACACCCAAAATTCTCTAA
- a CDS encoding complement regulator-acquiring protein, producing MTKAKPNAIKLHIIVMILTLVCISCAPVNKIEPKVNKNTKLKKTTNPGKTIQNSENKSENPSRPSDQKILEDTISKLKAIGKELENQRKEENKQIAKIAAEKLDFLSTFKVSSYEPSDESAQMKDIKRILYSSLDYKKENIETLKKILETLLKNNHQTIVEIFLYQISWGTQFQIDQDLILIQQEVDSLTLEEAKSLLTQVKSNLEIKQRLIKTLNGTLETYRKNTNNMKDNEQILAEHFYKYYQDTESLQSAFY from the coding sequence TTGACAAAAGCTAAACCAAATGCAATCAAGCTTCATATTATTGTAATGATATTAACTTTAGTTTGCATCTCATGTGCACCTGTTAACAAAATCGAACCCAAAGTAAATAAAAACACTAAACTGAAAAAAACCACCAATCCAGGAAAAACCATCCAAAATTCTGAAAATAAATCTGAAAACCCATCTAGGCCTTCAGATCAAAAAATTTTAGAAGACACAATCTCAAAATTAAAAGCAATTGGTAAGGAACTGGAAAATCAAAGAAAAGAAGAAAATAAACAAATAGCTAAAATTGCTGCTGAAAAATTGGATTTCCTAAGCACTTTTAAAGTCAGTTCTTATGAGCCTTCTGATGAAAGTGCCCAAATGAAGGATATAAAAAGAATCCTTTATTCATCTTTAGACTACAAAAAAGAAAATATAGAGACATTAAAAAAAATTCTTGAAACACTTTTAAAAAACAACCACCAAACTATAGTTGAAATATTCCTTTATCAAATATCATGGGGTACTCAATTCCAAATAGATCAGGATTTGATATTAATACAACAGGAAGTAGACAGTCTAACCCTAGAAGAAGCTAAATCTTTGCTAACGCAAGTAAAATCCAACTTAGAGATAAAGCAAAGACTTATAAAGACCTTAAACGGCACTCTTGAAACTTACCGTAAAAATACTAACAATATGAAAGACAATGAGCAAATACTAGCAGAACACTTTTATAAATATTACCAAGATACTGAATCTTTACAATCTGCCTTTTATTAA